The Flavobacterium commune genome contains a region encoding:
- a CDS encoding energy transducer TonB, whose product MKLDILKNQWVEIVFEGRNKLYGAYDLRKSNRKTTTKALLIGAFFFSLAVSAPLIISLIPKATDEEDNSIKDIKLTNVKLPPKKVEPPKLNAPPPPPPPPAVDQVKFVKPVVAKADEVVEEPPKIEEIKEKKTGTETIKGDPDAVLTVAPAGTGPKTSQVVEESDDQVYSTAGIEVKPDFPGGMEKFYGFVSKNYRMPEEDGLKGKVYVSFVVEKDGSLTDIKVLRDIGYGTGKEAIRVLQKSPKWNPGIQNGKPVRVQYSLPISLVQQE is encoded by the coding sequence ATGAAATTAGATATATTAAAAAACCAATGGGTTGAAATTGTTTTCGAAGGTCGTAATAAGCTTTATGGAGCTTATGATTTGAGAAAATCTAACCGAAAGACTACTACTAAAGCGCTGCTTATAGGTGCTTTCTTTTTTAGTCTGGCTGTTAGTGCGCCTCTTATCATTAGTTTGATTCCTAAAGCGACAGATGAAGAAGATAATTCAATCAAGGATATTAAACTTACAAATGTTAAGTTGCCTCCAAAGAAAGTGGAACCGCCAAAATTAAACGCTCCACCACCGCCACCACCGCCACCGGCAGTAGATCAGGTAAAATTTGTTAAACCTGTTGTGGCTAAAGCGGATGAAGTTGTTGAGGAACCACCTAAGATTGAAGAAATCAAGGAGAAAAAAACAGGTACTGAAACAATCAAAGGAGATCCTGATGCAGTATTAACTGTAGCGCCAGCAGGTACTGGTCCTAAAACCAGCCAGGTTGTTGAAGAATCAGATGATCAGGTTTATAGTACAGCTGGTATTGAAGTAAAACCAGATTTTCCTGGAGGTATGGAGAAATTTTATGGCTTTGTTAGTAAAAATTATCGTATGCCTGAAGAAGATGGTTTAAAAGGAAAGGTTTATGTTTCTTTTGTAGTTGAAAAAGATGGTTCGTTAACTGATATTAAAGTATTAAGAGATATTGGTTATGGAACAGGAAAAGAAGCGATAAGAGTTTTACAAAAATCTCCTAAATGGAATCCTGGTATTCAAAACGGAAAACCGGTAAGGGTTCAATATTCGTTACCAATTTCACTTGTACAACAAGAATAA
- a CDS encoding PstS family phosphate ABC transporter substrate-binding protein — protein sequence MKKIKFLLYPFFFFVAVLFVSCKQSEAKKSKETIIKGKTVLLVDETIKPLIEDQIAVFENTYDAKIILEAKSEKELMQAFLKDTSRIVVLSRQLSVDEAKFFEQLNIKPRVTKIATDAIALISNKKDADTLIAMKDVVAFLKGSAGTKIKGLVFDNPNSSTVRFMTTLAGLKEVSHKGVYSFKSNEEVVKFVSENDGMIGVIGVNWLLQPTVNIKDYLTNINVLSVQGLNKNSYFAPTQNNLAEGTYPLARDLFIINCQGYSGLGMGFASFLAGEIGQRIVLKSGMLPTKMPGRKILIKSRIK from the coding sequence ATGAAGAAAATAAAATTTTTATTGTATCCTTTTTTCTTTTTTGTAGCTGTTTTGTTTGTTTCATGCAAGCAATCTGAAGCTAAAAAAAGCAAAGAAACTATTATTAAAGGGAAAACAGTTTTGTTAGTTGATGAGACTATAAAACCATTAATTGAGGATCAAATAGCGGTTTTTGAAAATACTTATGATGCAAAAATTATTCTTGAAGCAAAATCAGAAAAAGAATTGATGCAGGCTTTTCTTAAAGATACATCTCGAATAGTAGTTTTGTCCAGACAATTGAGTGTTGATGAAGCTAAGTTTTTTGAACAACTAAACATCAAGCCCAGAGTAACAAAAATAGCAACGGATGCTATTGCTTTGATTTCGAATAAAAAAGATGCGGATACTTTGATTGCTATGAAAGATGTCGTTGCTTTTTTGAAAGGTAGCGCAGGAACTAAGATCAAAGGTTTGGTATTTGATAATCCAAATTCAAGTACGGTAAGGTTTATGACCACTCTTGCAGGACTAAAGGAGGTTTCTCATAAAGGAGTTTATTCTTTTAAGTCTAATGAAGAAGTGGTTAAGTTTGTTTCTGAAAATGATGGTATGATTGGTGTAATTGGTGTGAACTGGTTATTGCAGCCTACGGTAAATATTAAAGATTATTTAACTAATATTAACGTTTTAAGCGTACAGGGATTAAATAAAAATTCTTATTTTGCACCAACCCAAAATAATCTGGCAGAAGGAACTTATCCTTTGGCACGTGATTTGTTTATTATCAATTGTCAGGGATATTCAGGTTTAGGAATGGGATTTGCCTCATTTTTAGCCGGTGAGATTGGACAAAGAATAGTGTTGAAATCAGGGATGTTACCAACGAAAATGCCCGGTAGAAAGATTTTGATAAAAAGCAGAATAAAATAA
- a CDS encoding tetratricopeptide repeat protein, producing MNKFTILSVALFASASVLHAQDINEVKKQIDAEQFQKAKTSLKSIIKSNPSEGKAFFLLGNIYLNQSVIDSAKITYDEGLKAKDNAHFNSIGLGQIDLEKKDLAAAKAKFDAAKAGMRKKDFEEYIYIAKAYMDNSYPDYKAALAVLAQAKEKNPTEPQILLALGDAFYGDKNQNEAFTSYRSAFQADNTLIRAKMQLGVLLKGAKAYQEAVAAYNEVIALSPNYGPVYRELAQTYYYWALNVPGRYDQYIKQALTFYEKYMTLTDYSLASRMRHADFLILAKDYKALEIEANKMKELDNVNPRIFRYLGYAAYENGHIDEAISSLEQYINNPANKVISLDYLYLGQAKIKKGTNADETAVDPVLYADGIALIKKGVELEPSVADGLGDLGKKYYEKKMFAEAATILEIATSYKESKSFLIDNFYLGNAIYFANAGKPVAERNMEALKKADTAYANVLEASPDTVDAYISRARTNSLLEDDQAMIKYYQEYVDRVTAKGAEELAKQSVKTKLIEAYNTMAAGYANFDKPKAIEHFNKTLALDPANKYATQSLKTLQ from the coding sequence ATGAACAAGTTTACAATTTTAAGTGTTGCACTTTTTGCTTCGGCTTCTGTGTTACATGCGCAGGATATTAATGAAGTGAAAAAACAGATTGATGCAGAACAATTTCAAAAAGCAAAAACATCTTTAAAATCGATTATAAAATCAAATCCTTCTGAGGGTAAAGCTTTTTTTCTTTTGGGAAATATTTATTTGAATCAAAGTGTAATAGATTCTGCAAAGATTACTTATGATGAAGGTTTGAAAGCCAAAGATAATGCTCATTTTAATTCTATTGGATTAGGTCAGATTGATTTAGAAAAGAAAGATTTAGCAGCTGCAAAAGCAAAATTTGATGCAGCAAAAGCAGGAATGCGTAAAAAAGATTTCGAAGAATATATTTATATCGCTAAGGCATATATGGATAATTCTTATCCTGATTATAAGGCAGCATTAGCTGTTTTAGCTCAGGCAAAAGAGAAAAATCCAACTGAACCACAAATTTTATTGGCTTTAGGAGATGCTTTTTACGGAGATAAAAATCAAAATGAGGCATTTACATCATACCGTAGTGCTTTCCAGGCTGATAACACTTTGATTAGAGCTAAAATGCAATTAGGGGTTTTGTTAAAAGGAGCGAAAGCATATCAGGAAGCTGTAGCTGCTTACAATGAAGTAATTGCTTTAAGTCCTAATTATGGTCCGGTTTACAGAGAGTTAGCACAAACTTATTACTATTGGGCACTTAATGTTCCTGGTCGTTATGACCAATACATCAAGCAGGCTTTGACTTTTTATGAAAAGTATATGACGCTTACTGATTATTCATTGGCTTCCCGTATGCGTCATGCAGATTTCTTGATTTTGGCAAAAGATTACAAAGCTTTAGAGATTGAAGCTAACAAAATGAAAGAATTGGATAATGTAAATCCAAGAATCTTCAGATACTTAGGATATGCAGCTTATGAAAATGGTCATATTGACGAAGCTATTTCTTCTTTAGAGCAGTATATTAATAATCCGGCTAATAAGGTTATTTCATTAGACTATTTATACTTAGGTCAGGCTAAAATCAAAAAAGGAACTAATGCTGATGAAACTGCTGTAGATCCTGTTTTGTATGCTGATGGTATTGCTCTTATTAAAAAAGGAGTTGAACTTGAGCCTTCGGTAGCTGATGGTTTAGGGGATTTAGGAAAAAAATATTATGAGAAAAAAATGTTTGCTGAGGCAGCTACCATTTTAGAAATTGCAACTTCTTACAAAGAAAGCAAGTCATTCTTGATTGATAATTTTTACTTAGGAAACGCTATTTATTTTGCTAATGCAGGGAAACCGGTAGCTGAAAGAAACATGGAGGCATTAAAGAAAGCTGATACAGCTTACGCAAATGTATTAGAAGCTTCTCCTGATACTGTTGATGCTTATATTTCTCGTGCAAGAACAAATAGTTTGTTAGAAGATGATCAGGCAATGATTAAATATTACCAAGAGTATGTAGATCGTGTTACTGCTAAAGGAGCTGAGGAATTAGCTAAACAATCTGTAAAAACTAAATTAATTGAGGCTTATAATACTATGGCTGCAGGATATGCAAACTTTGACAAGCCAAAAGCAATTGAGCATTTTAATAAAACGCTTGCTTTGGATCCAGCTAATAAATATGCTACTCAATCATTGAAAACACTTCAATAA
- a CDS encoding MotA/TolQ/ExbB proton channel family protein, with translation MANVKKESSSKGGGMISGIIILLCVAVGAVIWKFIMGSPANFEGGNPETGHPINTLGQVYKGGFIVPILLGMLLMVIVFSIERFFVITKAAGKGNLDVFMTKVQSSIKGGHIEEAIAACDKQQGSVANAIKSALVKYQDVKKEGFNSEEASETIHKEIEEVTSLEMPMLEKNMTIISSLVSLGTLGGLLGTVSGMIKAFGALASAGTPDQAALATGISEALINTATGISTSILAIVAYNFFTSKIDDLTYSIDEAGTTIVNTYRKFRGSLKQ, from the coding sequence ATGGCAAACGTTAAAAAAGAAAGCAGTTCAAAAGGAGGAGGAATGATTTCAGGAATCATTATTTTATTATGTGTGGCGGTAGGAGCTGTAATTTGGAAATTCATCATGGGGTCTCCTGCTAACTTCGAGGGTGGAAATCCAGAAACAGGTCACCCAATTAATACTTTAGGACAAGTTTATAAAGGAGGATTTATTGTACCTATTTTGTTAGGTATGTTATTAATGGTTATTGTATTCTCTATTGAGAGATTCTTTGTAATTACTAAAGCTGCTGGAAAAGGAAACTTAGATGTTTTCATGACAAAAGTACAATCTAGTATCAAAGGTGGTCATATTGAAGAAGCTATTGCAGCTTGTGATAAACAACAAGGTTCAGTTGCAAATGCAATTAAATCAGCATTAGTAAAATATCAGGATGTTAAGAAAGAAGGATTCAACAGTGAAGAAGCTTCTGAAACTATCCATAAAGAAATCGAAGAGGTTACTTCTCTTGAAATGCCAATGTTAGAGAAAAACATGACTATCATTTCTTCTTTAGTATCTTTAGGAACTCTTGGAGGTTTATTAGGAACTGTATCGGGGATGATTAAAGCGTTTGGTGCGTTAGCTTCTGCTGGTACTCCGGATCAGGCTGCACTTGCAACAGGTATCTCTGAGGCACTTATTAATACTGCAACAGGTATCTCTACATCTATCTTGGCTATTGTTGCTTACAACTTCTTTACTTCAAAAATTGATGATTTAACTTATTCAATTGACGAAGCAGGAACAACAATTGTAAATACTTACAGAAAGTTCAGAGGAAGTTTGAAACAATAA
- a CDS encoding ExbD/TolR family protein, whose translation MAKIKMKKKSTSTDMTAMCDVAFLLLTFFILTATAKVPEAMPVDTPASTVQVKLPDSDLATITVGNVDGKDKVFFDLKGKDIRKRTLELMSDKFGVTFSDEDKEKFALMTDFGVPITSLKQIIDMKASDRVKANQPGIPMDSLDNQLKEWIYNARIANNEYNNSIGSKQELQIAIKGDAKEEYPVIKKVMDILQDQHINSFSLVTGLRGKDF comes from the coding sequence ATGGCTAAAATAAAAATGAAAAAGAAGTCAACATCGACAGATATGACTGCCATGTGTGATGTTGCGTTCCTTTTGCTTACCTTCTTTATTTTGACAGCTACAGCTAAAGTGCCAGAGGCAATGCCTGTTGATACGCCTGCATCAACTGTACAAGTAAAATTGCCGGATTCTGATTTGGCTACTATTACAGTTGGTAATGTTGACGGTAAGGATAAAGTGTTCTTTGATTTGAAAGGAAAAGATATTCGTAAGAGAACATTAGAGTTGATGTCAGATAAATTCGGAGTGACTTTTTCTGATGAAGACAAAGAAAAATTTGCTTTGATGACTGATTTTGGTGTGCCAATTACAAGTCTTAAGCAGATAATTGATATGAAGGCTTCTGATCGTGTAAAAGCGAATCAACCTGGAATCCCAATGGATTCATTGGATAATCAATTAAAAGAGTGGATTTATAATGCTCGTATTGCAAATAATGAATACAATAATTCTATTGGAAGCAAGCAAGAATTACAAATTGCCATTAAAGGAGATGCTAAAGAGGAGTATCCGGTTATTAAAAAAGTAATGGATATTTTGCAAGATCAGCATATCAATTCTTTTAGTTTAGTAACAGGATTGAGAGGAAAAGATTTTTAA
- a CDS encoding ExbD/TolR family protein, which produces MAELNTDSGGDKGGKVRSKKQNSKVDLTAMVDLAFLLITFFMLTTSLSKPQAMSLGLPDKDPKNKVEDMKVDENRTMTVLLGDNDKMYYYMGIINTPMAPKDIAYGKDGIRKELLKRKKEVAAYTAAKGKPEQGMIVIIKPGKKSTYKNVVDILDEMAISSIPTYTIVNDFLPEEQKLLEGK; this is translated from the coding sequence ATGGCTGAATTAAATACCGACAGTGGTGGTGATAAAGGCGGCAAGGTAAGAAGTAAAAAGCAAAACTCGAAGGTAGATTTAACTGCCATGGTGGATTTAGCGTTCTTACTTATTACATTCTTTATGCTTACTACTTCGTTGTCAAAACCTCAAGCAATGAGTTTAGGCTTGCCAGATAAAGATCCGAAGAATAAAGTTGAGGATATGAAAGTTGATGAGAATCGAACAATGACTGTGTTGTTGGGAGATAATGACAAGATGTATTATTACATGGGGATCATCAACACTCCTATGGCTCCTAAGGATATTGCTTATGGTAAAGATGGAATTCGAAAAGAATTATTGAAAAGGAAAAAAGAAGTGGCTGCTTATACAGCTGCAAAAGGAAAGCCTGAACAAGGGATGATTGTTATTATCAAACCGGGTAAAAAATCAACCTATAAAAATGTAGTTGATATTTTAGATGAAATGGCTATTTCTTCGATTCCTACCTATACAATCGTTAATGATTTTTTACCTGAGGAACAAAAATTGTTAGAAGGGAAATAA
- a CDS encoding helicase HerA-like domain-containing protein: MDKSKLFSEQINLGYQSKGQSIILGGAILEGETLENAHVKIPLKTLNRHGLIAGATGTGKTKTIQVLSEQLSSFGIPVLMMDIKGDFSGIAKEGEEKSFITERHTKINIPYQTGSFPVELLSLSEQSGVRLRATVSEFGPVLFSRILDLNDTQAGVVAIIFKYCDDNKMPLLDLKDFKKVINYITEEGKDEITENYGKISTSTTGIILRKIIELEQQGGELFFGEMSFDIDDLMRIDENGKGYVNILRLTDIQDKPKLFSTFMLSLLAEIYQQMPEKGDADQPELIIFIDEAHLIFKEASKALLEQIETIVKLIRSKGIGIYFITQNPMDVPSGILAQLGLKIQHALRAFTANDRQAIKQTADNYPSSEFYNTSELLTSLGIGEALVTALSEKGTPTPLAATMLRAPMSRMDILTESEIQEINNKSKLVKKYSENIDRESAYEMLNKKITAIEDENAKKEEEQNETKQTQTSNQPSTSEVVGKSVLKVLTSATFIRGAFGILSKFLKK; this comes from the coding sequence ATGGATAAGAGCAAACTATTTAGCGAACAAATCAACCTTGGATACCAATCCAAAGGGCAAAGCATCATACTGGGCGGAGCAATTTTAGAAGGAGAAACCTTAGAAAATGCTCATGTAAAAATCCCTTTAAAAACATTAAACAGACACGGACTCATTGCCGGAGCAACCGGAACCGGTAAAACAAAGACGATTCAAGTTCTGTCTGAGCAATTATCATCTTTTGGAATTCCTGTGTTAATGATGGATATCAAGGGAGATTTTAGCGGTATTGCCAAAGAAGGAGAAGAGAAATCTTTCATCACCGAAAGACATACTAAAATCAATATCCCTTATCAAACCGGCAGTTTCCCCGTAGAGCTATTAAGTTTATCAGAACAAAGTGGCGTTCGCTTAAGAGCAACTGTATCTGAATTTGGTCCGGTCTTATTTTCGCGAATATTAGATTTAAACGACACTCAAGCCGGAGTAGTTGCCATTATATTCAAATATTGTGATGACAACAAAATGCCATTACTCGATTTAAAAGACTTTAAAAAAGTAATCAATTACATTACCGAAGAAGGCAAAGATGAAATTACCGAAAACTATGGCAAGATATCAACTTCGACCACAGGAATTATTCTGAGAAAAATTATTGAATTAGAACAACAGGGAGGCGAACTGTTTTTTGGAGAAATGTCTTTTGATATTGATGATTTAATGCGCATTGATGAAAACGGCAAAGGATACGTCAACATTCTTCGTTTAACCGACATTCAGGACAAACCGAAACTATTCTCGACTTTCATGTTGAGTTTATTAGCCGAAATCTACCAGCAAATGCCTGAAAAAGGAGATGCCGACCAACCGGAATTAATCATTTTTATTGATGAAGCGCATTTAATTTTCAAAGAAGCCAGCAAAGCACTTTTGGAACAAATAGAAACCATTGTAAAACTAATCCGTTCTAAAGGAATTGGAATTTATTTCATTACCCAAAACCCGATGGATGTTCCTAGCGGAATATTGGCTCAATTGGGTTTAAAAATTCAACATGCCTTGAGAGCTTTTACCGCTAATGACAGACAAGCCATAAAACAAACCGCAGATAATTACCCAAGCTCTGAATTCTATAACACCAGCGAACTGTTAACAAGTCTTGGAATTGGAGAAGCTCTGGTAACGGCATTGAGCGAAAAAGGAACTCCTACTCCATTAGCTGCTACGATGCTTCGGGCACCAATGAGCAGAATGGATATCCTGACCGAAAGTGAAATTCAGGAAATCAACAATAAATCGAAGTTGGTAAAAAAATACAGCGAAAACATTGATCGTGAAAGCGCCTACGAAATGCTGAACAAAAAAATTACCGCTATCGAAGACGAAAACGCTAAAAAAGAAGAAGAGCAAAACGAAACCAAACAAACCCAAACTTCTAACCAACCAAGCACTTCAGAAGTAGTTGGAAAATCGGTTTTAAAAGTACTTACCAGTGCTACTTTTAT